The following nucleotide sequence is from Barnesiella viscericola DSM 18177.
AGTAAACTCACCATTTTTGTAGCAATAGACGCAATAATCTTCACGACGGCTTCCATCGGCATTTGTCCCTCTGTTCTCATCTGTCAAGGGCATACCGCAACTTTGGCAAAACTGTTGTTCCATATATGTTTTCTATTCAATGCCTGTCAGTCCCTTTACAGGCGGTTATAAAATGCGAAAGCGTGGAACTGCAATGCTACCACGTCTAAGTTGGAGGTCGTAGGAAACCTTTAGTACAGATATGAAAATAGCAGCCCACGCTATGGCGTGAGAACCACTATGCCTTCCCTTGTACTACGTTGAAATTTCTCAGGTTTCTAACTTACAAGACAAGCATAACGCTTCTTCTTTTTCTAATATGTTTTGGATAGAGCTACCTCAATCCTAACACAAAGATAATTAAAGATAAACATAAAGGGGCCAAATCCTTCTAAATTTTTACAAGACCTGTCTTATATTATCTGAGTACACCTCCCTGCTGAACCCCGCGTCGTAGCGCGGGGTGACATCACGTCATACCCAACCCCGGTGCGGTATCAAAAAATACTACAATTCCTGACTACCACTATTTCGAGCTCAAATCGGCCGGCTCGGACATGGCCAATCTTGAAAACTTGGTTTCCATTTGCCCCGACTCTCACCTTTTTTCGTATTTTTGTACAACTTTTACCCAAACGCCTCGATAAAGGCGAAGCCAAGAGACAACTAGAAACAAGCAGACTATTCATGATTAAACCCCTCACATCGCTACGATTCGTGTTTGCCTTTCTGGTGTTCATGAGCCACATGAACCTCTTCCCTCATGAAGAACCGGGGTTTCTGTGGCATCTCTTCTACGAAGGGTATGCCGGGGTGAGTTTCTTTTTCATGCTAAGCGGTTTTATCCTGGCCTACACCTACCAGCAACGGCTCATCGACGGCACAGCGACCGTGCGTTCATTCTACGTGGCCCGTATAGCCCGCATCTACCCACTGCATCTGCTGGCCCTGTTCGTAGCACTCTTTTTCTTGAAGTTCTTCAACCACCCGTCGCCGACCGACTTTTTCGACCTGGGTATTAACTCTTTTCTGTTGCAGAGCTTCATACCGGGGCAGGAGTTTCTGTTCAACTCCGTGAGTTGGAGCCTCTCGGACGAGGCCTTCTTCTACGCCCTCTTTCCCCTGATTGTCTTTTCGACGTTCCGAGACCGACGCCGGGGTACCATACTCTTTTGGAGTGTGCTGGGGTGCGTCATCGTCGTCTCGGCCTATCTGCTACGCAACCACCCATGGGCCAACTGGGTGCTCTACATCAATCCGCTTTTCCGCATCTTCGATTTCCTGTTGGGCATTGCGCTCTATAACCTTTGCCTCCGATGGACCCCTCACCCTCACATCAGTTACACGAAACTAGAATGGCTGGCCCTGCTCCTTCTCCTGGCGGCATACGGGTTAGCTTTCTTCATACCGGAATCTTTCCGTCAAAGCGTGTGGTACTGGATTCCCATGGGATTGCTCATCGCCACATTTTACTTTCATCAGGGGGCTATCTCCCGTTTCCTCTCCCACCGGCTGTTTGTCAAACTGGGAGAAATCAGCTTTGCCTTCTACCTGTTTCATTTCCAGACCATACAAGGGGTGAGAATTGTTCTCGACCATCTGCACCTGCCGGTCTCGCTCCCCGGAGAATTCTGTCTGGCTTTTATGGCCACCCTGGTTATTGCCTATATCGCCCACCAATATATCGAACAGCCGCTGAACCGCCTCATTCGCAAGCGTTTCTCGTCCTAACAAAAAAGGGTGACAACCATTTGGTCGTCACCCTCGTATTCAATTGATAACTATCGTATCTTACTGTACGCCCGAGGTGGTTACGGCAGAAGAGATCTTCTTGACCAACCCTTGCAGTACGGCACCGGGACCTACCTCGATGAAGGTGTCGGCACCGGCGGCAATCATGTTTTGAACCGATTGAGTCCAACGTACGGGAGCCGTCAACTGAGCAATCAGGTTCTTCTTAATCTCCTCGGGATCGGTTTGCGGCTGAGCGTTTACGTTCTGGTAAACGGGGCACTTGGGCGTGTGGAAGTTGGTGTGAGCAATAGCATCGGCCAATTCGGCACGAGCGGGCTCCATCAGCGGCGAGTGGAAGGCACCACCCACTTTCAGCGGGAGGGCACGTTTGGCGCCGGCGGCTTTCATCAGTTCGCAAGCCTTGTTGATGCCTTCAATGCTTCCCGAAATCACAATCTGTCCCGGGCAGTTGTAGTTGGCGGCCACGCAAACTTCGCCTTCGGCGGCTACCGATGCGCAGATTTCTTCTACTTTCTCATCAGGCAGGGCAATGATGGCTGCCATGGTAGAGGGGTGGGCTTCGCAAGCCTTCTGCATGGCCTGAGCACGAGCCGAAACCAGACGTACGCCGTCCTCAAACGAGAGAGCTCCGGCAGCGACCAGAGCCGAGAACTCGCCCAGCGAGTGACCGGCAACCATGTCGGGGTCGAAGGCGTCGCCCATCGTCTTGGCCAGAATGACCGAGTGCAGGAAGATAGCAGGCTGAGTAACCTTGGTTTGACGCAGGTCCTCATCGGTACCGTTAAACATCAGGTCGGTGATATTGAAACCCAATATCTCGTTGGCCTTATCGAACATCTCTTTGGCTACGGGGTTGTTCTCGTAGAGGTCTTTACCCATACCTACGAACTGGGCCCCTTGTCCGGGAAATACAAATGCTTTCATTTCTATTTGTTTTTAATTACGGAAATTTTTCCTTATTCAAAAATCGCTGCAAATTTAAATCAATTTATCAGTATGAGCAAACTTTTACATACCAATATCATTTTTAACGCTTAAATTATATGTCCAACCGACTATAACAGGCTATAAAACAAACTTTTCATCTAATATCCAACCCCATGTACTGTTTCCGGTCCACCGCTGCCACCACCCTGTGTCTACACCCTTTTCCCGACAGTCATTGGCGGTTGCGACCGAACTTACACCCGCATCGAAGCGTTTATCAATTTTGATATGGAATTGTTGTATTATACAAATATTCTTTCTTATTTTGTTCCACAAATACTAACAGACATACACAAATGAATACACTCGCTGCGATATTGCTGCTTTTTGGTAACCTGGGAACCACCGAGGTGATTATTATCTTTGTTGTGATTCTGCTCCTGTTCGGCGGTAAGAAGATTCCCGAACTGATGCACGGCCTGGGAAAAGGGGTGCGCAGTTTCAAAAAGGGCATGAACGAAATCGAAGAGGAGATAAATACCCCTCCCGCTCCCGATAATAAAGAGAAATCGAAAGAAGAGAAAAAATAGAACCGACGGCCTCGCTGCCGCCTGTCGAGATGAATCGAACACAGCCGTGGGATTGCATCGGGGGCATTACCCGCCGCTCGACCTCACAGGCTGAACTCCCATATTTTTTATGAGCAACGAATTGAAAGAGATGAGTTTTTGGGAACACGTCGAAGACTTGCGCAAGGTCATTCTGCGCTCGGTCGGCGCCATCATTCTACTGGCCATCGTCTTTTTCGCCCTCATGCCCCACATCTTCGACAGCGTGATTCTGGCTCCCTGCCACTCCGATTTCGTGCTGTACCGCTGGTTGTGTGCCCTTAACCAGCACATGGCTATTCTCCCCGATTTCTGCAACGACCAGTTCGAGGTGAAACTCATCAACATACAACTGGCCTCCCAGTTCTTTATCCACATGAGTACCTCCATGTGGCTGGCCTTGCTGGTAGCTTTCCCCTATGTCATCTACCAGTTGTGGAGCTTCGTCAGCCCGGGACTCTACGCCGGCGAGAAGCGCCACGCCCGAGGGGCCTTTCTGGCGGGAAACATCATGTTTTTCATCGGTATCGCCGTCGGGTACTTCCTGGTATTCCCCCTCACCCTGCGATTCCTGGCCGAGTACCAGGTGAGCGAAATGGTTCCCAACCAAATCTCGCTCGACTCCTACATGAACAACTTCCTCACACTCAATTTCATCATGGGATTGGTATTTGAGTTGCCGCTCCTCTGCTGGATACTCTCAAACATGGGGCTCATCACCCGGCAGTTTTTCAAGACCTACCGGCGGCATGCTATCGTCATTCTGCTCATCTTGGCCGCCTTCATTACCCCGTCGAGCGACCCTTTCACCCTGTCGGTAGTCTTTATTCCGCTCTATGCCCTCTACGAAATCAGTGCCTGGGTGGTCAAACCGGCGCCGAAAGAAGAGGAAGAAGAGAGAACCGACTCCAACGATTAATAGCTATCAGATACCCCGCTGGTCCCCGCATCGGGGTGCAGGGTGACTCTCACCAGACCCTATATCAAGGCGAGAGGTGACCGCCACGTCATACCGCGCTGTGACACGGTATCCAGAAATACCAATGGGCCCCGCATCGGGGTGCGAAACAATCCACAAGTACAGGCACAAAAAAGGAGATAGTCGCCTGTGTGGCAACTATCTCCCAGAGTGGTGACTCCAACAGGATTCAAACCTGTAACCTTCTGATCCGTAGTCAGATGCTCTATTCAGTTAAGCTATGGAGCCAATCCTTAATTTTGTTTTTTCATATTTGACCACCCTCGCTTGGGTGACCCGATGTAGTGACTCCAACAGGATTCAAACCTGTAACCTTCTGATCCGTAGTCAGATGCTCTATTCAGTTAAGCTATGGAGCCGTTTGCGGTTGCAAAGATAGAAATAATTTTATTCGTGTGTATCTTTTTTGTCCATTTTTTTATCACTCATTCTCAAAAAACTTGCTATTCTACCTATTTTCAAGGCCATAGCCCTTACTTTTTTTATTGCAGGAATTTAGGGCTAAATACCAATAAACCAATATTTATACCGAAATTCCAGTTGCGAGCGGGATAGTCGTAGTAGTTGGCATAAAGACTGATCGAGGCAAACGAGAGGTTCAACACCAGCGAACTCTCGCCCATGAAGTGATATTTGGTAAATGCCTTACCGTAATAGGGCTCGTAGTTTTCCCCCTCGTAAATCTGACGGAAGGGGGCAAAGAGATAGAACTCGTTGCGGAATTGCAGGTTGTTCAGGATTTTCCAAATGGGTATGACGCCCGCAGCCAGATATTGCGTGGAACGGAATGCAGGGTTGAAAATGGTCTGACTGTGAGGCGTGGGGGTAAAGGCCGGCGCCTGTGCCAGAGTGGAGGTGTAGTTGCTCAACAGCCCCTTGCTCGACACGACGGCTTTCCCACGGAGTCCCAACACGAACTTGTTACCCAGCGGAATATAGGTGTGGATATTCCCTTCGAGTTGCAACCACGAGAGGGTCTGCGTGCTGTTGGGCTGCAAGTCGGTATTGTAGGGGTTGAAATGCTCCTTGCCGTAAGCGAGCAACCCCAGTACCGAACAGTCGGTACCGGCCGTGGGATACATGTAGCTGTTGAGGTTGTTGCGGTCGAATTTCATCGAAGCGACAAATAGGTTGTAGCGGCTGCGGTCTTGCTCGTTGGACGAGAAGTCGACGGTATTGGACTGGTAATAGCGGTCGGTCATCGAGCCGTAGCCTACCGACACGACGGCTTTCGAGCTGGTGAGGAAGGGCAAGCCCAACCGCAGCTTGACATACTGTTCGGACTGGGTGACGAACGAGGGCATGCGGTCGGAGTAGAAGAGGGTCTCGTTTTGATAGAACTTCTGCTTGGAGGCGACAGCCTGCATTTTAAGATACATGGGTATGGCGGTCTTCAAGTCGAAGCGGGCCGAGAGAATACCCGAGGTGTAGGACTGCCCGATCTGCCCCGTCAAATCGAGGTCGAGCGAGTTGAGGCTCACCGTGCGATAGTGGGCTCCGATACAGATCTGGTTGGAGCTGGTCGACGAGATGAAGCCTCCCATGCCCACCGAGAGCTGGTCGTGCACCTTGGCCTTGATATCGAGGTTGAACATGCCGCTCGCCTTGTCGTAGCGGGCATGAGGTATGAGGTCGGATATTTTCCCGTCGGAGATGGTCTTGTAGTACGAGGCTTTGGCATCTTCGTCGGTAAAAGGTTCATCACTCTCGAACTGCCGCTTGATATACTCCTTCTGCTGATGATTCCCGCCCTCGACCGACACGCTGTTAAAGACGAGGTCGGGCGTCTGGCTCTTGAACACCATGCGCTGCAACTGGCGGGTCTCCTGCGACAGTTCGCGAGGAATGCGGCTCTTGATCGAGTCCATCAGCTCCATGGCATAATCATATCCTATCTTGGCAATCTGCCGGGCCTTGGGAAAGTCGAGCAGACCCACGTCGCTCAGGTCGAAGCGCATCAGGATTCCGTCCTCGGGGTCGAGCGTATAGTCGCTCTTCTGCATGACCATGTTTTCGATCTGGTTGATAAGGTCGTCTTCCTTGGGCTTGTCGATTTTGGCGGCCACGATGCTGCCGATGATGACATCGGGATTGAAATCGTTTTTCATCACGTCGACCGGGAAGTTGTTGTAGATTCCGCCGTCGTAAACCAGCACGCTGTCGATTTCGATAGGCTTGAAGACGAACGGGAAACTCATCGAAGCCCGCACGGCATCGCCCAGATCACCATCGCGCAAAACCAGTTCGCGCTTGTGGTAGACGTCGGAGGCCACGGCCCGGAAGGGAATGAAGAGCTTGTCGAAATTGCCGTCGCACTGCGCCGTATAGGGCGCGAACAGACTCATAAAGGCGTAGTTCATGGGGAACGGATTGATGAGGCTGTTGGGCAGGAAGTGGGTCTCGAACTTGGAGGAGTCTTGCAGTGCGATATTGAAGTTCACCATTTCGGGCGAAGGGTCGGGTTTCTTGAAGTAGTAGACGTAGCGCTCATCGAAAATACCCCGCGACCAAAGGCTGAAATCGTCGGAAAGAATCAGATTCAACATGTCGTCGGGGGTATACCCCATGGCATACCAGGCTCCCACGATGGCCCCCATCGAGGTACCGGCCACGTAGTCAATGGGCACGTTGTTCTCTTCAAGCGCCTTAATGATGCCGATGTGGGCAATACCCTTGGCGCCGCCACCACTCAACACGAGTCCCACCGTCTGAGCCGACACCTGAGCCCAGCCGCACCACAAGACCAAAAGCAGCAGCAAAATCCGTTTCATCGTCAATCGCAACGTTTGCACAAGGGACGTATAAACAACAAGACTATTTCGTCTCGGAGATAAACGAGTCTTTAAACCCGATAAAGTAGAGTACGCCGTCGAGACCGATGGTCGAAATCGACTGACTGGCATTCTGTTTCACCTTGGGCTTGGCATGATAGGCAATGCCCAATCCGGCGGTGCTGAGCATGGGCAGGTCGTTGGCGCCGTCGCCCACGGCAATGGTCTGGGCAATATTCACATTCTCGACCTGAGCAATCAGTTTCAGCAACTCGGCCTTGCGACGGCCGTCGACAATGTCGCCCACATAGCGACCGGTGAGTTTGCCGTCGACGATTTCGAGTTCGTTGGCATAGACGTAGTCGATGCCGTAGCGTTGTTTCAGGTAGTTGCCAAAGTAGGTGAATCCACCCGAGAGAATGGCAATCTTGAAACCGGCCCGCTTCAACACCTGCATCAGCCGGTCTACCCCTTCGGTCACCGGCAGCGACTCGGCAATCTCTTTCATCACCGACTCGTCGAGCCCCTTCAACAAGCTCACCCGGCGGGTAAAGCTCTCGCAGAAATCTATCTCGCCGCGCATGGCCGACTCGGTGATGGCCTTCACCTCATCACCCACCCCGGCCCGCATGGCCAGCTCGTCGATTACCTCGGTCTCGATAAGAGTCGAGTCCATATCGAAACAGATCAACCGGCGGCAACGGCGGTAGATGC
It contains:
- a CDS encoding acyltransferase family protein, whose translation is MIKPLTSLRFVFAFLVFMSHMNLFPHEEPGFLWHLFYEGYAGVSFFFMLSGFILAYTYQQRLIDGTATVRSFYVARIARIYPLHLLALFVALFFLKFFNHPSPTDFFDLGINSFLLQSFIPGQEFLFNSVSWSLSDEAFFYALFPLIVFSTFRDRRRGTILFWSVLGCVIVVSAYLLRNHPWANWVLYINPLFRIFDFLLGIALYNLCLRWTPHPHISYTKLEWLALLLLLAAYGLAFFIPESFRQSVWYWIPMGLLIATFYFHQGAISRFLSHRLFVKLGEISFAFYLFHFQTIQGVRIVLDHLHLPVSLPGEFCLAFMATLVIAYIAHQYIEQPLNRLIRKRFSS
- the fabD gene encoding ACP S-malonyltransferase, with translation MKAFVFPGQGAQFVGMGKDLYENNPVAKEMFDKANEILGFNITDLMFNGTDEDLRQTKVTQPAIFLHSVILAKTMGDAFDPDMVAGHSLGEFSALVAAGALSFEDGVRLVSARAQAMQKACEAHPSTMAAIIALPDEKVEEICASVAAEGEVCVAANYNCPGQIVISGSIEGINKACELMKAAGAKRALPLKVGGAFHSPLMEPARAELADAIAHTNFHTPKCPVYQNVNAQPQTDPEEIKKNLIAQLTAPVRWTQSVQNMIAAGADTFIEVGPGAVLQGLVKKISSAVTTSGVQ
- a CDS encoding Sec-independent protein translocase subunit TatA/TatB; amino-acid sequence: MNTLAAILLLFGNLGTTEVIIIFVVILLLFGGKKIPELMHGLGKGVRSFKKGMNEIEEEINTPPAPDNKEKSKEEKK
- the tatC gene encoding twin-arginine translocase subunit TatC, with product MSNELKEMSFWEHVEDLRKVILRSVGAIILLAIVFFALMPHIFDSVILAPCHSDFVLYRWLCALNQHMAILPDFCNDQFEVKLINIQLASQFFIHMSTSMWLALLVAFPYVIYQLWSFVSPGLYAGEKRHARGAFLAGNIMFFIGIAVGYFLVFPLTLRFLAEYQVSEMVPNQISLDSYMNNFLTLNFIMGLVFELPLLCWILSNMGLITRQFFKTYRRHAIVILLILAAFITPSSDPFTLSVVFIPLYALYEISAWVVKPAPKEEEEERTDSND
- a CDS encoding patatin-like phospholipase family protein → MKRILLLLLVLWCGWAQVSAQTVGLVLSGGGAKGIAHIGIIKALEENNVPIDYVAGTSMGAIVGAWYAMGYTPDDMLNLILSDDFSLWSRGIFDERYVYYFKKPDPSPEMVNFNIALQDSSKFETHFLPNSLINPFPMNYAFMSLFAPYTAQCDGNFDKLFIPFRAVASDVYHKRELVLRDGDLGDAVRASMSFPFVFKPIEIDSVLVYDGGIYNNFPVDVMKNDFNPDVIIGSIVAAKIDKPKEDDLINQIENMVMQKSDYTLDPEDGILMRFDLSDVGLLDFPKARQIAKIGYDYAMELMDSIKSRIPRELSQETRQLQRMVFKSQTPDLVFNSVSVEGGNHQQKEYIKRQFESDEPFTDEDAKASYYKTISDGKISDLIPHARYDKASGMFNLDIKAKVHDQLSVGMGGFISSTSSNQICIGAHYRTVSLNSLDLDLTGQIGQSYTSGILSARFDLKTAIPMYLKMQAVASKQKFYQNETLFYSDRMPSFVTQSEQYVKLRLGLPFLTSSKAVVSVGYGSMTDRYYQSNTVDFSSNEQDRSRYNLFVASMKFDRNNLNSYMYPTAGTDCSVLGLLAYGKEHFNPYNTDLQPNSTQTLSWLQLEGNIHTYIPLGNKFVLGLRGKAVVSSKGLLSNYTSTLAQAPAFTPTPHSQTIFNPAFRSTQYLAAGVIPIWKILNNLQFRNEFYLFAPFRQIYEGENYEPYYGKAFTKYHFMGESSLVLNLSFASISLYANYYDYPARNWNFGINIGLLVFSPKFLQ
- the serB gene encoding phosphoserine phosphatase SerB; the encoded protein is MKPKTEIILINISGDDKPGVTTALTEVLARYDAFILDIGQADIHHTLSLGILFKTDETKSGDILKDLLFKAYELDVNIRFSPISEEEYTSWVGLQGKNRYIITILGRCITARQIGEVTRIVAEQGLNIDAIQRLTGRIPLDETVRSPKSCIELSVRGTPKDRVAMQSAFMQLSSNLGIDISLQEDGIYRRCRRLICFDMDSTLIETEVIDELAMRAGVGDEVKAITESAMRGEIDFCESFTRRVSLLKGLDESVMKEIAESLPVTEGVDRLMQVLKRAGFKIAILSGGFTYFGNYLKQRYGIDYVYANELEIVDGKLTGRYVGDIVDGRRKAELLKLIAQVENVNIAQTIAVGDGANDLPMLSTAGLGIAYHAKPKVKQNASQSISTIGLDGVLYFIGFKDSFISETK